In Pseudoduganella albidiflava, a single window of DNA contains:
- a CDS encoding ABC transporter substrate-binding protein, with amino-acid sequence MAGNAAAADKVTFLTSWYAQAEHGGFYQAVAEGIYRKRGLDVTIRMGGPQVNGMQLLASGQADFFMGYDLQVLKSVEQGIPATTVAASFQTDAQGMMTHTDVKGLAGLKNGKTVLVSTSGRTTWWPWLKAKYGLTEAQGRPYTFNLQPFLADPDFAQQAYPSSELFQAAKAGAKTNFYLFANDGYPPYGTTVVAMQKLVREKPELVARFVRASMEGWKSYLANPAPANALIKQENPNMKDDQLAYAVGKLKEYAFVTGGDAATQGIGTMTDARWRRTYDFMVSAGLLKKETDWKQAYTTQFVRDLKVLP; translated from the coding sequence ATGGCCGGCAATGCCGCCGCAGCCGACAAGGTCACCTTCCTCACCTCCTGGTATGCCCAGGCCGAACATGGCGGCTTCTATCAGGCCGTAGCCGAGGGCATCTACCGCAAGCGCGGCCTCGATGTGACCATCCGGATGGGTGGCCCGCAGGTGAACGGCATGCAGCTGCTGGCCAGCGGCCAGGCCGACTTCTTCATGGGCTACGACCTGCAGGTACTGAAAAGCGTGGAGCAGGGCATTCCCGCCACCACTGTCGCGGCCAGCTTCCAGACCGATGCGCAAGGCATGATGACGCACACCGACGTGAAGGGACTGGCCGGCCTGAAGAACGGCAAGACGGTGCTGGTGTCGACGTCCGGCCGCACCACCTGGTGGCCGTGGCTGAAGGCGAAATACGGCCTGACCGAGGCGCAGGGGCGGCCGTACACGTTCAACCTGCAGCCGTTCCTGGCCGATCCCGATTTCGCCCAGCAGGCCTACCCGTCGTCCGAGCTGTTCCAGGCCGCCAAGGCCGGCGCGAAGACCAATTTCTACCTGTTCGCCAACGACGGCTACCCGCCCTACGGCACCACCGTGGTCGCCATGCAGAAGCTGGTCAGGGAAAAGCCGGAGCTGGTCGCCCGCTTCGTGCGCGCCTCGATGGAAGGCTGGAAGAGCTACCTGGCCAACCCGGCGCCGGCCAATGCGCTGATCAAGCAGGAAAACCCGAACATGAAGGACGACCAGCTGGCCTATGCGGTGGGCAAGCTGAAGGAGTACGCCTTCGTGACCGGCGGCGACGCCGCCACGCAGGGCATCGGCACGATGACCGATGCGCGCTGGCGGCGCACCTACGACTTCATGGTGTCGGCCGGCCTGCTGAAGAAGGAAACCGACTGGAAACAGGCCTACACCACGCAGTTCGTCAGGGATTTGAAAGTGCTGCCCTGA
- a CDS encoding DEAD/DEAH box helicase, translating into MSFASLGLAPALLDAVAAIGYDTPTAIQSAAIPAALKGRDVLGAAQTGSGKTAAFALPMLHALLARHGTRRGVHGLVLVPTRELAAQVGDAIRALVQHLPSTIKVSIAFGGVSINPQMMALRGGTDIIVATPGRLLDLARHNAVKLDGVATLVLDEADKLLDMGFADEIAEILALLPAKRQNLFFSATFPSAVQSLATSLLHDPERAQVDNEAAHEPDIAQRAIEVDGPRRLQLLRHLLKEHGWRQVLVFVATKYASEHVADKLRRNGIAAETFHGDFSQGARSEVLADFKAGRMTVLVATDVAARGIDIAQLPVVVNYDLPRAAADYTHRIGRTGRAGASGTAVSFITPDAEAHFRLIEKRQGKRVPRERIAGFEPSEEAVAAAATSLAGDPNGGVKGKRKSKKDKLREATAKQS; encoded by the coding sequence ATGTCCTTCGCTTCCCTGGGCCTCGCGCCCGCCCTGCTCGATGCCGTGGCCGCCATCGGCTACGACACCCCGACCGCCATCCAGTCGGCCGCCATTCCCGCCGCGCTGAAAGGGAGGGATGTGCTGGGCGCGGCGCAGACCGGTTCCGGCAAGACTGCGGCGTTCGCGTTGCCGATGCTGCATGCGCTGCTGGCGCGGCATGGCACGCGCCGCGGCGTGCATGGCCTGGTGCTGGTGCCCACGCGCGAACTGGCCGCCCAGGTGGGCGACGCGATCCGCGCGCTGGTGCAGCACCTGCCATCGACCATCAAGGTATCGATCGCGTTCGGCGGCGTGTCGATCAATCCGCAGATGATGGCGCTGCGCGGCGGTACCGACATCATCGTCGCCACGCCGGGCCGCCTGCTCGACCTGGCACGCCATAACGCGGTCAAGCTCGACGGCGTCGCCACGCTGGTGCTGGACGAGGCGGACAAGCTGCTCGACATGGGCTTTGCCGACGAGATCGCGGAAATCCTCGCGCTGCTGCCGGCGAAGCGCCAGAACCTGTTCTTCTCCGCCACCTTCCCGTCCGCCGTGCAGTCGCTCGCCACGTCGCTGCTGCACGATCCCGAACGCGCCCAGGTGGACAACGAGGCGGCGCACGAGCCGGACATCGCCCAGCGCGCCATCGAAGTGGATGGGCCGCGCCGCCTGCAGCTGCTCAGGCACCTGCTCAAGGAACACGGCTGGCGGCAGGTGCTGGTATTCGTCGCCACCAAGTACGCCTCCGAGCACGTGGCCGACAAGCTGCGCCGCAACGGCATCGCGGCGGAAACCTTCCACGGCGACTTCAGCCAGGGCGCGCGCAGCGAAGTGCTGGCCGACTTCAAGGCCGGCCGCATGACGGTGCTGGTCGCCACCGACGTGGCGGCGCGCGGCATCGACATCGCGCAGCTGCCGGTGGTGGTCAACTACGACCTGCCGCGCGCCGCGGCCGACTACACGCACCGCATCGGCCGCACCGGCCGCGCCGGCGCCAGCGGCACGGCCGTCAGCTTCATCACGCCGGACGCCGAGGCGCACTTCCGGCTGATCGAGAAGCGCCAGGGCAAGCGCGTGCCGCGCGAGCGCATCGCCGGCTTCGAACCCTCGGAGGAGGCCGTCGCGGCAGCCGCCACGTCGCTGGCCGGCGACCCGAACGGCGGCGTCAAGGGCAAGCGCAAGAGCAAGAAGGACAAGCTGCGCGAAGCCACCGCCAAGCAGTCGTAG
- a CDS encoding VOC family protein has protein sequence MQAQPLIAVADVAASSRWYQAVLGCKSAHGGGEYEQLTFDGRMILQLHRWDAHHHAHIGDPECRPYGNGVLLWFWTDDFDDAVDRAADARAAVLEGPKENRNAQHREIWLRDLDGYVVVIAGPYGDVGM, from the coding sequence CGCCGACGTGGCGGCGTCCAGCCGCTGGTACCAGGCCGTACTGGGCTGCAAGAGTGCCCACGGCGGCGGCGAGTATGAACAACTGACGTTCGACGGCCGCATGATCCTGCAGCTGCACCGCTGGGATGCGCATCACCACGCGCACATCGGCGACCCCGAATGCCGGCCGTACGGCAACGGCGTGCTGCTGTGGTTCTGGACCGACGATTTCGACGATGCCGTCGACCGCGCCGCCGACGCCAGGGCCGCGGTGCTGGAAGGCCCGAAGGAAAACCGCAACGCGCAGCACCGCGAGATCTGGCTGCGCGACCTGGATGGCTACGTGGTCGTCATCGCCGGCCCGTACGGCGACGTGGGCATGTAA